The sequence below is a genomic window from Streptomyces sp. V1I1.
CTGATCTCCCCTCTCGCGACTGTCGCCCTAGGAATTGCGGGTGTTCTCGAGACCGATGATCTGGGAACCGTCGATCTCGAAGGAGACGAAGTGCAGCGCAGGAGGTTCCTCGCAGCGTCCATAGGCATCGCCACCAGTGCGGCCATGACGCCAGGAGCCACAGCCGGCCGCCGCATAGGGCAGCGGCAGGTGCAGCACCTTCAGCGGCGCACCACCCGTCTTCGTAGCCTCGATGACGTACTCGGCGGAGCCGACACCCGGCACATCTACCGCGCCGAACTCGGCACCACAATGAACCTGCTGCGCAACGCCTCGTACACGGAGACCACTGGTCGACAGCTCCTCAGTCTCGTGGCCGAGCAGGCTCAGCAGGCAGGCTGGGCAGCGTTCGACGCAGGCCGACAGACCGAGGCATCAGCCCTCTACCAGAAGGCCTTTCAGGCAGCGACAGAAGCCCGAGATGCTGCGCTGGCAGGCAACTCCCTCGCGTTCCTCGCCTACCAGCAGGTCAGCACCGGAACGTCTGGAGTGGCAACCGCCGCCGCGTCCTGCGAGACAGCCAGCGCGGACGCACCCCCGACTGTCCGGGCCCTTCTCTTTGAGCGTCGCGCTTGGGCCCATGCCAAAGCGGGCCAGGCCAAAGAGACCGAGCAGGCGCTCGGCCAGGCCGAAGAGGCGTTGACAGGGAACGGCAGTGACCGCCCCGGGCCCGACTGGTCGTCGTGGGTCGACACCCGCGAACTCCAGATCATGAAGGGCCGCTGCTGGACCGAGCTGCACCGGCCGCTGCGAGCTGTT
It includes:
- a CDS encoding XRE family transcriptional regulator; amino-acid sequence: MQAALKRHDFGQVFKLARQWGGISFLKIADACDIKPERVGKLARGDGAITTYEKIAYIADALGIPGHMIGMAPRPWEQASTPTSASRPELISPLATVALGIAGVLETDDLGTVDLEGDEVQRRRFLAASIGIATSAAMTPGATAGRRIGQRQVQHLQRRTTRLRSLDDVLGGADTRHIYRAELGTTMNLLRNASYTETTGRQLLSLVAEQAQQAGWAAFDAGRQTEASALYQKAFQAATEARDAALAGNSLAFLAYQQVSTGTSGVATAAASCETASADAPPTVRALLFERRAWAHAKAGQAKETEQALGQAEEALTGNGSDRPGPDWSSWVDTRELQIMKGRCWTELHRPLRAVPALESALADFTDAHARDKSLYLTWLAHAYLDAGEVEQSATVITKAMDLSTGVGSVRPQQRANEFLLRLQPHRTIAPVAELLDRAAM